The DNA sequence TTCACCATGTGCCGCGCGAGGCCGCGATACATCCGCCATATGGCGGATCTTTTCAACCTGTTTTCATCACGATCGAATAACGGAGCATCGGGAGCCGCTCACCTGCCGACCAAGCGGATAGTGCACGCCAGCACCCCGGATCGTGCAGAAAACGCTTGGTCGACGGGAAGACCGGACGCACTCACCCCGGGGTGACGACGCCGCTCTCGTAGGCCACCACCACGGCCTGGGCCCGGTCGCGCAGCCCCAGCTTGGCCAGCACCTTGCCCACATGCGTCTTCACCGTCTGTTCGGACAGGAACAGCGTCTGGGCGATCTCGCCGTTGGAGAGCCCGCGCGCGACGTGCTCGAGCACCTCACGTTCGCGCGGAGTGAGCTCTGCGAGCCCCGGGGGCAGGGACCGGGGCGCGGAGCGCCGACGTACCGATTCGCTGATCATCCGCCGGGTGATGGACGGGGCCAGCAGCGCGTCCCCGCCCGCCACCACCCGCACCGCCCGCACCAGCTCGTCGGCGGGCGCATCCTTGAGCAGGAACCCGCTGGCTCCGGCGCGCAGGGCATCGTAGACGTAGTCGTCGATGTCGAAGGTGGTGAGCATCAACACGCGCACCGGCGGGTCGAGGCGCGCGTCCATGATCGTACGGGCGGCGTCGATGCCGTTCATCTCCGGCATACGCACGTCCATCAGCACCACATCCGGCCGCAGGCGGCGCACCTCGGCGACGGCCGCGCGCCCGTCCGCCGCGTCGCCGACCACGCTGATGTCGGTCTGGGCCGCCAGCAGCGCGCCGAAGCCCTGCCGGACCATCGCCTGGTCGTCTGCGATGAACACCGTGATCGTCACCGGATCATCCTGCCTGACGCGCAGTCTCGGCGAGGGGAAGCGCCGCACGGACGACGAAGCCGCCGTCCTCGGCGGGGAGCGCCGACAGTGTGCCGCCCACCGCGGCGGCGCGTTCCCGCATCCCCGGAATGCCGTTGCCGCCGCCGGATTCCGTCGCCGGCGCGAGTCCCGGTCCGTTCACGATCTCCACCATCACTTCGTCGTCGTTCTCGTCCGCCCGCAACGAAATCCGCACCCGCGCCCCGGGAGCATGCCGGGTGGCGTTGGACAACGACTCCTGCACGATCCGGTACAGCACGACGCCCGCAGCGGTGCGGATCCGCGCGGTGTCGCCCGACTCCTCGTAGTGCGCGTCGATCCCCGCACGCCTGCTGCCCTCGACCAGTTCGCCGATCCTGTCCACGCCCGGCTGCGGCGCCCGTTCCGCCGTGTGCTCGTCGCTGCGCAGCACGCCGAGCATCGCACGTACCTCGTCGAGGGCCTCGCGCGCCGTGCCGGCGATCGAATCGAACTCGGCGGTCGTCGCCGGCTCGAGCCCGCCGAGCCGGTACTGCGCCGTCTGCGCCTGCACCACGACGAGCGACATGTGGTGCGCGACGACGTCGTGCAGGTCGCGGGCGATCCGTGCCCGCTCCTCCAGCACCGCCCTGCGGCTGCGCTCCGCCCGGCTGAGCTCCTCCTGCCGTTCGAGCTGACGCCGGGAGAGCCACAGCCGCCGCAGCAGGACGGTGAACACGAGGAGCGTGGTGAGCCCCACCACCCAGCCGAACCAGTCGGAGCCCGGCGCGTACACCGCGAAAACGATGACGGTGCCGACCCACACGGCGGCCACCCGCTCGCGTTGCTCCGTCAGACACACCGCTATGTACAAGGCAAGCAGGACGAGTATGTGCACCACCTGCCACGGCGGCCCGCCGGGCGCCTCGGGCGTGGGATCGAACGCCACCGGGATGACGATGGCCGCCGCGATCGAGATGCTCCAGCCCAGTACGGGATTGACGCGCACCAACAGGAAGGGGAACGCGGCGAGTGCGGCGATCACCGGTTGCAACGGCGGAGGCACCTGGTGGGTGAGATGCAGCGTCGGCCAGGCGACCGAGTAGAGGATCGCCGTGACCACCACGATGAGCGTGACCTCGCCGCGGCCCGCGAACGCGGCCCGCACGCGGCGCACGCCCCGGCGGGGCTTCGACGCCGCACGCTTTTCCGCGCGGCGCTGCAGGCGGAGTTCCTTGCGCGACCGGCCGTCGACCGCACGACGCCGCCGCAGGTAGCGGCGCCTACGATCGACGCCGCCCTGCTCACGTCCGCGCGCCCGCCGCCGAAACCTCACGCGCCCGAGTCTAAGTTCGGCGTCCTGCCCGCACATCACTCTCCGGTATCGGACCGCCCGGTACCGGAGAGTGACTCGGATGCGCCCGAGTCCCCCGCCGGTGCCGGCGGGAACGGTCCGTGTGCGTGATGTCCCCGTCTGCCACGCGTTCATAACGTCACCGTCATGACCACATCACTGCAGGCCACGATGCCCCGGGTACGGACGGTGCGCTCCGTCGCGGTGTTCCTCATCCTCGCCGCGGCCGCCACCGTCGCGCTCGCGTTCTCGATGCCGGCCCAGGCCGTGGGAGGCCCCGGCGCTGGCCCGGCACCGAGCGGAGCCGACGGCGCCGCCTCGGACGCCGGCCGCGCCATCGATGCGTTGCTGCACGCCGACGCACAGGACGCCCTGCACCGGATTCCCCCGGGATTCGCCGACTACGCGGGGTACCGGCCGGCCGTGGAGGACGGGTTGCTCGTGAACCCCGCCGGCGGCTGCTCCTCGCCCGTGCCGCTGCCCGCCGCGTTCGCCGGCGCCTGCCGCGCGCACGACCTGGGCTACGACCTGCTGCGCTTTGCCGACGCGCAGGGCGGACCGCTGGGCCCGTGGGCTCGGCGCGGCCTCGACGCGCAGCTCGCCGAGCGGTTCCACGCCGTCTGCGCACCGCACGACACCGCCTGCCGCGCGGCGGCCGACACGGCCGCGGCCGCCGTCGACGTCAACTCCTGGCGGCAGGGCTACGGCGTTCCCTTGCACGAGGACGTCGGGCTGTACGCGCTCGGCGGGGTCGGCGCCGCGGGCGCCCTGTTCGCCGCCGGATCCGGGGCGCTGGGGGCGGTACGCGGACCCCGACGCGCATCGGCTCTCCGGCGTGCGGGCGGCACCGGACGCGTGCGGACCGGCAGTCGCCGGGCGGCCCGCGCGGGCGCGGGGGTGACGGCATGACGGCCGCCCCAGCGCTGCACGTCGTCACGCCGGGCACCGTTGCGCGCACTCCTCGCCCCCGCGTCACGCGGACACGCGCCTCCGCCCTCGCCCGCGCGCTCGCCCCGCGGACGCGCACCGTCCTCGGCGGCTCCGCCGGCGCCGTGGCGGGCGTCTATCCGGGGGTCATGTCGCGCAGCGTGTGGGTCGAGGGCGTGACGGTGGGCGCGTTCGCGGTGATCGGCGTGGCGCTGGCCGTGCTGGTGACGTGGCTGTGGGCGCGGGCGATCCGCCGCCCGGGCGGGTCCCCGGGCCGCTCCCGCGCAGGAATAGCCACCGCCATCGGGAGCATCGGCGCCGTGACCGCTGCGGCGGCATGGTCGGCGCAGTGGGCCCGGGTGTCGACATCCGCAGTGGACAGCGGATCCGGCGGCTACTGGGCGGCGGTGTGCGTCGTCGCCGCGACCGTGTGCGCGGCGGCGCTCGGCGCTGTGCGGCTGGTCCGCGCCCGTCCACGGGCTGTCGCGGCGCTGGCGGTGGTGCTCGCAGCGTTCGGGTCCATCTCGGGCGCGTCAGCTCTCGACGGCCTGCACGCCGCCTCGGCCGCCCCGACCACGATGAGCACCCGCTCGGGCGGGCCGGGATCACTCGTCGCGTGGGACTCGCTCGGCGACCACGGGCGCAGGTTCGTCGGCGACACCTCGCATCCCGGGTCGATCCGCACCTACGCGGGTCTGGACTCGGCCTCCGACGTCACGGCCCGCGCCGCTCTCGCCGCCGACGACATGGTGCGCGCCGGCGGCCTGGACCGACAGGCCGTGGTGGTGATGGTGCCGACGGGCTCCGGCTGGATCGACGGCACGGCCGCGGCCGGGTTCGAGGAGCTCTTCGGCGGCGACGTCGCAGAGGTGGGGATGCAGTACTCGAGCACACCCAGCTGGGTGTCCTACCTTTTCACGCCCGACGACGCCGCCGCGGCCGCGCACGCGCTGATCTCCGCCGTCGCCGACCGCGTCCGCAGCGTGCCCGCGCCGCAGCGGCCGGAACTGTACGTCTACGGCGAGAGCATGGGCGCCGCAGCCGGCGCGCGGGCGCTCGCCGACGCCCCGCAGGCCCGCGGAATGGTGTGCGGGGCACTGTGGGTGGGGCCGCCGGCGCGCTTCACCGATCCGGTCCCCGAGCGCTCGAGCGTGGTGGTGAACGCCTCGGATCCGGTGCCCCGCTGGGACCCGGCGCTGGCGCTGCACCCGGCCGGGGGCGCAGCGGAGGCTGCGGCTCCGCCGTGGCTCCCCGGCGTGAGCTTCCTGCAGAGCAGCGTGGACGTGATCGTGTCGCGATCGGGCCCGCCCGGCACCGGCCACGTCTACGGGGACGGGCAGGTGCGCGGCCTGCCGACGTGCGGATGAGGCGGCCGCGGGGTCGCCCGCTACAGCTCCGGGTACGCGACTGCCCCGCGGGCGGCCTCGTATGCGGCGCCCACGCGGTAGAGCCGGTCGTCCGCCAGCGCCGGCGCCATGATCTGCAGGCCTACGGGAAGCCCGTCGTCGGCGGAGACGCCGGAGGGCACCGAGATGGCGCAGTTGCCGGCGAGGTTCGTCGGCAGCGTGCACAGGTCGGACAGGTACATCGCCAGCGGGTCGTCGACCTTCTCGCCCAGCTTCCACGGGGTGACGGGGCTGGTCGGCGACACGAGGACGTCGACCGATTCGAAGGCCTTCGCGTAGTCGCGAGCGATGAGCGCGCGCACCTTGAGCGCCTGCCCGTAGTACTCGTCGTAATAGCCGGCCGACAACGCGTAGGTGCCGATCATGATGCGCCGCTTGACCTCCGGGCCGAAGCCGGCGGACCGTGACGCGGCCATGACCTGTTCGGCGCTGTGCGCGCCGTCGTCGGACACGCGCAGTCCGTACCGCATGGCGTCGAACCGCGCGAGGTTGGAGGACACTTCGGAGGGCATGACCAGGTAGTACGCGGCCAGCGCGTGCTCGAACGCCGGGCACGAGACCTCGACTACCTCGGCCCCGAGGGCCTTGAGCTGCTGGACGGCCGCGTCGAAGGAGCTCAGGACTCCTGGCTGGTAACTGTCCGAGTGCAATTCGCGCACCACGCCGACCTTCACGCCCGCCAGGTCGCCGTGCGCACCGGCGCGCGCGGCGTCGACCACCGCCGGGGCCGCCGGGTCGATGGAGGTGGAATCACGCGGATCGTGCCCGGCGATCACCTGGTGCAGCAGCGCCGCATCGAGCACCGTGCGGGCGCAGGGCCCCGCCTGGTCCAGCGACGAAGCCGCGGCGACGAGCCCGAAGCGCGACACGGTGCCGTAGGTGGGCTTGACGCCGACGGTGGCGGTGAGCGCCGCGGGCTGACGGATCGACCCGCCGGTGTCCGTTCCGATGGTGAGCGGGGCCTCGAACGCTGCGAGCGCGGCCGCCGAACCGCCGCCGGAGCCGCCGGGGATGCGGTCGGTCCCCCACGGATTGCGCGTGGGTCCGAATGCGCTGTTCTCAGTGGACGAGCCCATGGCGAACTCGTCCATGTTGGTCTTGCCGAGGATCGGGATCCCGGCCGCGCGCAGCTTGCCGACCACCGTCGACTCGTACGGCGACACCCAGCCCTCGAGGATCTTCGACGCGCACGTGGTGGGCATGTCGGTGGTGGTGAGGATGTCCTTGAGCCCCAACGGCACACCGGCGAGCGGCGATGCGGGTTCGGCGCCGCCCGCGAGGTCGGCGTCCACCTGCCCGGCGGCGGCGAGGGCCTGCTCCCCCGCCACGTGCAGGAACGCGCCGACGGTGCCGTCGACCGACTCGATCCGGTCGAGGTGGGCACGGGTGGCCTCCACCGACGAGACCTCGCGCGCGTGGATCTTCGAGGCCAGTTCGGAGGCGGCCAGGCGGGTCAGGTCGGTCACTGCTCTTCTCCCAGGATCTGCGGTGCGACGAAGCGCTCGTCCTCCACGGACGGCGCGCCGGAGAGCGCCTCCGCGGCGGTGAGGCCCGGCGCGATGACGTCGGCGCGGCCCACGTTGGTCACGCCGGTGAGCTCGGACAATGGGGGCACGTCGGCCGTGTCGGCCCCGGAGACCGTTTTGACGTGGCCGAGGATGGCGTCGAGCTGGCCGGCGAACTCGTCGAGCTCGCCCTCGGTCAGGTCGAGTCGCGACAGCATTGCGAGGTGTGCGACCTCGTCACGGGAGATCTCCGGCACCCGATGCCCCTTTCCGGCCGACGCGGCGGCCTGCCTACCGGCGGGTCGGCTGCCGCCGTACGGCCCGTCGCTGACGGACCCGGCATCGATCCCGCCCGACGCTGGTTTCGCTCAACTCTACGGCCCGGATCCGGGGCGACGCGCACGGCCTCGCCGTCGCTCCCGCACCGCGGCCGCGGTGCGACAATGGCCCCGTACCGCAAGTGAACTGCTGAGGAGCCGGCTTTGTCGTACCTGTTGCGCGTGGTGCTCCCCGACCGCCCGGGCACGCTGGGCCTGCTGGCCCTGGCGCTGGGCGAGGCCGGGGCGGACATCCAGTCCCTGGACGTCATCGAGCGCAGCGGCGGCTACGCGGTGGACGACATCGTCGTGAACCTTCCCACCGGGGCGCTGCCGGACGTGCTCATCACCGCCGCGGAAGCGCTGGACGACACCGTCGTCGACGCCATCCGCCCGTTCGTCGGCAACCTCGACACCCATCGCGAACTGGAGCTGATCGAGCTGGTGGCGGGTTCGCCGCGGCGCGGGCTGCAGCGGCTCGTCGACGCCGCGCCCCGCGCCCTCCAGGTGCACTGGGCGGCGGTGCTCGATCACGGCGCCGGCGCTGCGGGCGCCGCACCGCTGTACGCGAGCCCCGGCACCCCGGAGACCTGGCCCGACGGCCCTGTGTCGGAACAGGTGGGCACGGCCCAGGTGGTCCGCACCGACGCGGACTGGGTGCCGGAGGTCTGGCGGGCCGGTGAGATCGCGCTCGCGGCCGCGCCCATCGGCGACGGCGGGGCCGTGCTGCTGCTGGGCCGCAACGGCGGCCCGCAGTTCCGCCCTGCCGAAGTGGCGCGGCTCGGCTACATCACCGGCATCATCGCCACCGTCTTGCAATAATCGCCGCCTTCCGGCGGGCGCCCGCCCGGCGTCCGGCGCCGCCGGTCACTGCTCCTGCTCCGGCGGACGCACCGCGTCCGGGCCGTCCGCGAGCAGTCGACGGAATCCGTCCGCGTCGAGCACGGGGACCCCCAGCGACACCGCCTTGTCGTACTTGGACCCCGGGGCGTCGCCCACCACCACGAACGCCGTCTTCTTCGACACCGACGAGGCCGCGCGCCCGCCGCGGCTCACGATCGACTCCTTCGCGCTGTCGCGGGTGAAACCCTCGACCGTGCCCGTGACGACGATCGACAGGCCCTCCAGCGTCCGGGCGATCGACTCGTCGCGCTCGTCGGCCATGCGCACCCCCGCCGCGCGCCACTTGTCCAGCAGTTCGCGATGCCAGTCGACGCGGAACCACTCGATGATGGCGGCCGCGATGGTGGGCCCCACCCCTTCGGTGGCGGCCAGCCGCTCCTCGTCGGCCTGGTCGATGGCCTCGAGGCTGCCGAACTCGGCGGCCAGGGCGCGCGCCGCCGTGGGGCCGACATGCCGGATGGACAGGGCCACGAGCACCCGCCACAACGGCTGGTCGCGCGCGGACGCGAGGTGCTCGAGCAGCGTGGTCCCCGTCGCCGACACGGCGCCGCCCTTGTTCGTGTACACCGTCGTCCGGCGCAGGGCGTCGGTGTCGAGGGTGAACAGGTCGCCCTCGTCTGCGATCACGCCCGCGCGCAGAAGGTCGGCGGCCCCCTCCATGCCGAGCATCTCGATGTCGAACGCGCCGCGCCCGGCCAGGTGGAACAGCCGCTCGCGCAGCTGGGCCGGGCAGTGGCGGGTGTCAGGGCAGCGCAGGTCCACGTCGCCGTCCTTGCCGGCGGCGATCCGGCTGCCGCACTCGGGGCAGTGCGTGGACATGATGAACACGCGCTCGTCGCCGCGGCGCGCGTCCGCGACGGGCGCGAGCACCTCCGGGATGACGTCGCCGGCCTTGCGGATCACCACCGTGTCGCCCACCCGCACACCCTTGCGGTCCACCTCGGAGGCGTTGTGCAGCGTCGCCTGCGCCACGGTGGAGCCCGCCACCAGCACCGGCTTCATCAGAGCGAAGGGCGTCACACGGCCGGTGCGCCCCACCCCCACCCGCACGTCGAGCAGCAGCGTGTTGACCTCTTCCGGCGGGAACTTCAGCGCGATGGCCCAGCGGGGCGCCCGCGCCGTCTCGCCGAACTCGTCGTGCAGCGCCATGTCGTCGACCTTGACGACGAAGCCGTCGATCTCGTGCTCGATGTCGTGGCGGTGCTGCGCCCAGTAATCGGCCCGCTCGAGCACCTTGTCCGCGCCGCGCACGCGGACGGTGTGGTTCGACACCGGAAGGCCCCAGGCCGCCAGCGCCTCGTAGGCGTGGAACTGCGACACCGGCGCGAAGCCTTCGCGGCGGCCGATGCCATGGCAGATCATGCCGAGCCGGCGGCGTGCGGTCACCGCGGGATCCTTCTGCCGCAGGGAGCCGGCCGCGGAATTGCGCGGGTTGGCGAACGGGTCCTTGCCCTCGGCCACCAGCGCCGCGTTGAGCTCCTCGAAGTCTTCGAGGCGGAAGAACACCTCGCCGCGCACCTCGAGCACCGCCGGCACGGGGAACTCGTCGGTGCCGGTGAGCCGGGTGGGGATGTCCTCGATGGTGCGGGCGTTGAGGGTGACGTCCTCACCGACCCGGCCGTCGCCGCGGGTCCCCGCCCGGGTGAGCCGCCCCTGCTCGTAGACCAGGTCGATCGCGACGCCGTCGATCTTCACCTCGCACAGGTAGTCGACGGCCTTTCCGGCCTGGGCCTCCGTGCGGTGCATCCACGCGCCCAATTCCTCGGCGCTGAAGACGTTGTCCAGGCTCAGCATCCGCTCGAGATGCTCCACGGGCGCGAACTGCGTCGTGAATCCGGCGCCGCCGACCAGCTGCGTGGGCGAGTCCGGCACCCGCAGGTCCGTGTATTGCTCCTCCAGATCGTTCAGTTCGTGCAGAAGTGCGTCGAACGCGGCGTCGGAGACGGTCGGCGCGTCCTTGACGTAGTAGCGGAACTGGTGTTCACGCACTTCGTCGGCCAACTCCCGCCAGCGCGCCCGGGCCTCGCCGGGCGTGGGTCCCTGCCCGGCGGCAGCGCCCGCGGCCGGCGCCGGTGCGGTGTCGGATGCGGTCTCAGCGTGGCGATCGGTCACCGGTCCAGGTTAGCGCCGGGGCGCGCCGCGGCACCCGTGGCGGCCGCCGCCCCGCCGCCGGCGTCCGCGCCCGCGGCGAGCACCGCGTCGAGCAACCCCGGAAAACGCGCGTCGAGGTCGGCGCGGCGCAGCGTGAGCACGCGGTTGCGGCCCTGCGGTTCGTTGCGGATCACGCCGGACTCGCGCAGCACCTTGAGCATGTGCGACTTGGTCGACTTGGGCACCGGCCCGCCGTCCGCCGTGCAGCGGGCCGCGGTCAACGGCCCCTGCTGCAGTTGCAGGACTATCGAGAGCCGGTCCGGCGCGCTGAGCGCGAAGAGCACGTCGCCCAGGTCGATCGCGTCGCGCGCCGGGTGCTGGAGATCGGTTCCGCCCACCATGGTTCCATCATAGTTGAACCAACGGGTCCGGTCGGTTAGCCTGAAACAGTTCGGACTTCTTCGAACCGAAGATCTCCCGGCACCGACAGCCTTCTCCCCATCGACGGAGGCCCCGTGACTTCACTCACCACCCGGAGCGACTCGCCCGCCGGTGCGCCGCCCGCGGCGCCCACGGCACCGCCACGCAGGCGGGCCGGGCTGGCCCTCTCCGGCACCGCGCTCACCGTCCTGCTCATGGCCGCCTCCGCGCCGTCGCCGTTCTACCCGCGGATGCAGGAGCGCTTCGGGCTCTCCCCCGTCGGCATCACGCTCGTCTTCGCGGTGTACGCGGTGGCGCTGCTCGCGACGCTGCTCACCGTCGGCTCGCTGTCGGACCACATCGGGCGGCGCCCCGTGATCACGACGGGATTCCTGGTGCTCGCCGGCGGCATGGTGCTGCTGTGGACGGCGCAGTCGTCCGCCGGCCTGTTCGCGGGCCGGGCCGTGCAGGGTCTGGCCAGCGGATTTCTGTTGTCGGCGCTGTCCGCGTCGATCAGCGACTTCGCCCCTCCCGTGCGCCCGATGCGTGCCGCCCTGCTCAATGCGGCCGCGCCGATGGTGGGCCTGTCGCTCGGCGCACTGTCCGCGGGAGTCGCGCTCGCGGTC is a window from the Tomitella gaofuii genome containing:
- the ligA gene encoding NAD-dependent DNA ligase LigA, whose amino-acid sequence is MADEVREHQFRYYVKDAPTVSDAAFDALLHELNDLEEQYTDLRVPDSPTQLVGGAGFTTQFAPVEHLERMLSLDNVFSAEELGAWMHRTEAQAGKAVDYLCEVKIDGVAIDLVYEQGRLTRAGTRGDGRVGEDVTLNARTIEDIPTRLTGTDEFPVPAVLEVRGEVFFRLEDFEELNAALVAEGKDPFANPRNSAAGSLRQKDPAVTARRRLGMICHGIGRREGFAPVSQFHAYEALAAWGLPVSNHTVRVRGADKVLERADYWAQHRHDIEHEIDGFVVKVDDMALHDEFGETARAPRWAIALKFPPEEVNTLLLDVRVGVGRTGRVTPFALMKPVLVAGSTVAQATLHNASEVDRKGVRVGDTVVIRKAGDVIPEVLAPVADARRGDERVFIMSTHCPECGSRIAAGKDGDVDLRCPDTRHCPAQLRERLFHLAGRGAFDIEMLGMEGAADLLRAGVIADEGDLFTLDTDALRRTTVYTNKGGAVSATGTTLLEHLASARDQPLWRVLVALSIRHVGPTAARALAAEFGSLEAIDQADEERLAATEGVGPTIAAAIIEWFRVDWHRELLDKWRAAGVRMADERDESIARTLEGLSIVVTGTVEGFTRDSAKESIVSRGGRAASSVSKKTAFVVVGDAPGSKYDKAVSLGVPVLDADGFRRLLADGPDAVRPPEQEQ
- a CDS encoding amino acid-binding protein, with translation MSYLLRVVLPDRPGTLGLLALALGEAGADIQSLDVIERSGGYAVDDIVVNLPTGALPDVLITAAEALDDTVVDAIRPFVGNLDTHRELELIELVAGSPRRGLQRLVDAAPRALQVHWAAVLDHGAGAAGAAPLYASPGTPETWPDGPVSEQVGTAQVVRTDADWVPEVWRAGEIALAAAPIGDGGAVLLLGRNGGPQFRPAEVARLGYITGIIATVLQ
- a CDS encoding ArsR/SmtB family transcription factor — translated: MVGGTDLQHPARDAIDLGDVLFALSAPDRLSIVLQLQQGPLTAARCTADGGPVPKSTKSHMLKVLRESGVIRNEPQGRNRVLTLRRADLDARFPGLLDAVLAAGADAGGGAAAATGAAARPGANLDR
- the gatA gene encoding Asp-tRNA(Asn)/Glu-tRNA(Gln) amidotransferase subunit GatA; protein product: MTDLTRLAASELASKIHAREVSSVEATRAHLDRIESVDGTVGAFLHVAGEQALAAAGQVDADLAGGAEPASPLAGVPLGLKDILTTTDMPTTCASKILEGWVSPYESTVVGKLRAAGIPILGKTNMDEFAMGSSTENSAFGPTRNPWGTDRIPGGSGGGSAAALAAFEAPLTIGTDTGGSIRQPAALTATVGVKPTYGTVSRFGLVAAASSLDQAGPCARTVLDAALLHQVIAGHDPRDSTSIDPAAPAVVDAARAGAHGDLAGVKVGVVRELHSDSYQPGVLSSFDAAVQQLKALGAEVVEVSCPAFEHALAAYYLVMPSEVSSNLARFDAMRYGLRVSDDGAHSAEQVMAASRSAGFGPEVKRRIMIGTYALSAGYYDEYYGQALKVRALIARDYAKAFESVDVLVSPTSPVTPWKLGEKVDDPLAMYLSDLCTLPTNLAGNCAISVPSGVSADDGLPVGLQIMAPALADDRLYRVGAAYEAARGAVAYPEL
- the gatC gene encoding Asp-tRNA(Asn)/Glu-tRNA(Gln) amidotransferase subunit GatC; the protein is MPEISRDEVAHLAMLSRLDLTEGELDEFAGQLDAILGHVKTVSGADTADVPPLSELTGVTNVGRADVIAPGLTAAEALSGAPSVEDERFVAPQILGEEQ
- a CDS encoding sensor histidine kinase, with the translated sequence MRFRRRARGREQGGVDRRRRYLRRRRAVDGRSRKELRLQRRAEKRAASKPRRGVRRVRAAFAGRGEVTLIVVVTAILYSVAWPTLHLTHQVPPPLQPVIAALAAFPFLLVRVNPVLGWSISIAAAIVIPVAFDPTPEAPGGPPWQVVHILVLLALYIAVCLTEQRERVAAVWVGTVIVFAVYAPGSDWFGWVVGLTTLLVFTVLLRRLWLSRRQLERQEELSRAERSRRAVLEERARIARDLHDVVAHHMSLVVVQAQTAQYRLGGLEPATTAEFDSIAGTAREALDEVRAMLGVLRSDEHTAERAPQPGVDRIGELVEGSRRAGIDAHYEESGDTARIRTAAGVVLYRIVQESLSNATRHAPGARVRISLRADENDDEVMVEIVNGPGLAPATESGGGNGIPGMRERAAAVGGTLSALPAEDGGFVVRAALPLAETARQAG
- a CDS encoding alpha/beta-hydrolase family protein; the encoded protein is MTAAPALHVVTPGTVARTPRPRVTRTRASALARALAPRTRTVLGGSAGAVAGVYPGVMSRSVWVEGVTVGAFAVIGVALAVLVTWLWARAIRRPGGSPGRSRAGIATAIGSIGAVTAAAAWSAQWARVSTSAVDSGSGGYWAAVCVVAATVCAAALGAVRLVRARPRAVAALAVVLAAFGSISGASALDGLHAASAAPTTMSTRSGGPGSLVAWDSLGDHGRRFVGDTSHPGSIRTYAGLDSASDVTARAALAADDMVRAGGLDRQAVVVMVPTGSGWIDGTAAAGFEELFGGDVAEVGMQYSSTPSWVSYLFTPDDAAAAAHALISAVADRVRSVPAPQRPELYVYGESMGAAAGARALADAPQARGMVCGALWVGPPARFTDPVPERSSVVVNASDPVPRWDPALALHPAGGAAEAAAPPWLPGVSFLQSSVDVIVSRSGPPGTGHVYGDGQVRGLPTCG
- a CDS encoding response regulator, whose protein sequence is MTITVFIADDQAMVRQGFGALLAAQTDISVVGDAADGRAAVAEVRRLRPDVVLMDVRMPEMNGIDAARTIMDARLDPPVRVLMLTTFDIDDYVYDALRAGASGFLLKDAPADELVRAVRVVAGGDALLAPSITRRMISESVRRRSAPRSLPPGLAELTPREREVLEHVARGLSNGEIAQTLFLSEQTVKTHVGKVLAKLGLRDRAQAVVVAYESGVVTPG